One Serratia liquefaciens genomic window, GTGATGCGATCGCTGATGCGATAAACCTGATCGAGGAAATGGGTAACAAAGATCATCCCCAATCCCTGGCTACGGAGCTGGCTGAGAATGTCCAGCAGCATGCTGACCTCTTTGGCATCCAGGCTGGCGGTCGGCTCATCAAGAATCAAGACTTTGGCGGACAGGTCGACGGCCCGCGCGATAGCGATAATCTGCTGGATAGCAATGGAGTAATTACCCAGCGGCTGGCTGACATCCAACTGTAGCCCATACCCCAGTAAAAGCTGCTGAGCCTGGCGCAGCAGCTTTTTTTGATCGATCAGGCCAAAGCGCGTGGGTTCTCGCCCGATGAACAGGTTGGCGGCCACCGAGATGTTCGCCAGCAAGTTAACTTCCTGATAAACCGTGCCAATACCCAGCGTCTGCGCCTGCGCGGTGCTCTGCGGGGCAATGGCGATGCCTTCCAGTAATACCTCGCCGGCGGAACGTTGATAAACCCCGGTCAACGCTTTGATCAGCGTAGATTTCCCCGCGCCATTTTCGCCCAGCAGCGCCATGATTTCTCCGCGCTGCAACGTGACATCAACCTGCTCCAGCGCTTTTACGCCAGGAAATTCAACGGATAATCCCTTAATCGTCAATAACGTCGTCTGAGAGTTAACCATCTGCTGTTCCGCCGGTGAGTAGATTAATAACCCATGCTTTTCTTCAGCTCGAATTCCTGTTTAGCCGTATCCGGTTGCAGCAGCTTAGACTCGGTCTGGATAAACTTCGGCGGCGGGGTACCGTCTTTCTTCATCGCCAGCAGCGCATCAAACGCCGGACCGGCCATATTCGGCGTTAGCTCGACCGTGGCATTGGCTTCACCGTCCATCATCGCCTTGAATATGTCAGGCACACCGTCGATAGAAACGATTTTGATCTGTGAGCCCGGCTTTAAGCCTGCCTCTTTGATCGCCTGGATGGCGCCGATTGCCATGTCGTCGTTATGTGCATAAACGGCGCAAATATTTTTGCCGTTTTGCTCGGCCTTGATGAAGCTTTCCATCACTTCTTTGCCTTTGCTGCGCGTGAAATCGCCTGATTGCGAGCGGATGATCTTAACGTTGGCGGCAGAGGCTATGCCGTCAGCAAAACCCTTCTTACGGTTGAGGGCAACGCTGGCGCCCACGGTGCCCTGCAGCTCCACCACGTTGCAAGGCTTGCCGGCGACCTCTTTCACCAGCCATTCTCCTGCGACTTTACCTTCGTGCACGCTGTCAGAAGCCACCGCCGCGGTATACAGCGAAGGGTCGTTTACCTCAATCATTCGGTCGAGCAGGAATACCGGGATCTTGGCCTCTTTGGCTTCCTGCAGCACAGGCGTCCAGCCGGTGGCGACAACAGGGGCAATGAAAATGGCGTCAACGCCCTGAGCAATAAAAGATCTGACCGCTTTGATCTGGTTTTCCTGTTTTTGCTGCGCATCGGCGATTTTCAGCGTGATATCCCGCTTTTCCGCTTCCTGTTTCGAGACCTTGGTTTCCGCCGAACGCCAACCCGATTCGGAACCAATCTGTGAAAAGCCGACGACCAGCGGTGCCGCCTGTCCCGTACCTACCAAGGCGCCAGTAATGGCGGCCGCTAACAGCAGACGTCTAACCATGTTGTTCTCCTCGCGCTGCCCTGACATGGAACCACGCCGGACAGGGATTATCGTTGTTGTGTATGCTGCATTTTTTCTGGTGAAGTGGGTGTCCTTAGGGTTGGACACACATTAGGTGTAGTCGAAAATCAGGCAGGAATAATGCGCAGCATCACATCACGGCAGAACAACCATTTTGTACATGGATCCAGCCAAAAATGTCTAAATTGGGAACGATTTCGGTGGGAGTTTTAAGCGATCTTTCAGGGGAATTGTGGGAGATGGGGAAATTTCACGCAAAAAAAACCCTTCGCTTTCGCAAAGGGTTTCTAATATGGCAGGGGCGGAGAGACTCGAACTCGCGACACCCGGTTTTGGAGACCGGTGCTCTACCAACTGAGCTACGCCCCTAAATCTCGCTTAACATTATGCCTGCTAAGTTAGCAGGCATAATTTAAATAAGTGGCGGAACGGACGGGGCTCGAACCCGCGACCCCCTGCGTGACAGGCAGGTATTCTAACCAACTGAACTACCGCTCCACCGATTCTTTTACGTCATATCTTTCGATATGGGCAAAACCGCGCTTGGCGATCCTGCTCATTACCAGTCGTCAGGCTGATAACGTTTATTTGATGCCTGGCAGTGTCCTACTCTCGCATGGGGAGACCCCACACTACCATCGGCGCTACGGCGTTTCACTTCTGAGTTCGGCATGGGGTCAGGTGGGACCACCGCGCTATTGCCGCCAGGCAAATTCTGTTTCATTCCAACCGCTACTCACGTAGCCATTGAAACCAATCTCGGAACTTCGCTGAAAATCTGTCTCTCTAAAACACCTTTGGTGTTGTAAGGTTAAGCCTCACGGATCATTAGTACTGGTTAGCTCAATGCATCGCTGCACTTACACACCCAGCCTATCAACGTCTTAGTCTTAAACGTTCCTTCAGGGGCCTTAAAGGCCCAGGGAAGACTCATCTCGAGGCAAGTTTCGCGCTTAGATGCTTTCAGCGCTTATCTTTTCCGCACTTAGCTACCGGGCAGTGCCATTGGCATGACAACCCGAACACCAGTGGTGCGTTCACTCCGGTCCTCTCGTACTAGGAGCAACCCCTCTCAATCTTCCAACGCCCACGGCAGATAGGGACCGAACTGTCTCACGACGTTCTAAACCCAGCTCGCGTACCACTTTAAATGGCGAACAGCCATACCCTTGGGACCTACTTCAGCCCCAGGATGTGATGAGCCGACATCGAGGTGCCAAACACCGCCGTCGATATGAACTCTTGGGCGGTATCAGCCTGTTATCCCCGGAGTACCTTTTATCCGTTGAGCGATGGCCCTTCCATTCAGAACCACCGGATCACTAAGACCTACTTTCGTACCTGCTCGAGCCGTCACTCTCGCAGTCAAGCTAGCTTATGCCTTTGCACTAACCTCACGATGTCCGACCGTGATTAGCTAACCTTCGTGCTCCTCCGTTACTCTTTGGGAGGAGACCGCCCCAGTCAAACTACCCACCAGACACTGTCCTCACCCCGGATTACGGGGCCGAGTTAGAACATCAAACATTAAAGGGTGGTATTTCAAGGTTGGCTCCACGCAGACTGGCGTCCACGCTTCAAAGCCTCCCACCTATCCTACACATCAAGGCTCAATGTTCAGTGTCAAGCTATAGTAAAGGTTCACGGGGTCTTTCCGTCTTGCCGCGGGTACACTGCATCTTCACAGCGAGTTCAATTTCACTGAGTCTCGGGTGGAGACAGCCTGGCCATCATTACGCCATTCGTGCAGGTCGGAACTTACCCGACAAGGAATTTCGCTACCTTAGGACCGTTATAGTTACGGCCGCCGTTTACTGGGGCTTCGATCAAGAGCTTCGCCTTGCGGCTGACCCCATCAATTAACCTTCCAGCACCGGGCAGGCGTCACACCGTATACGTCCACTTTCGTGTTTGCACAGTGCTGTGTTTTTATTAAACAGTTGCAGCCAGCTGGTATCTGCGACTGGCTTCAGCTCCGAGAGCAAGTCTCTTCACCTACGCGCCAGCGTGCCTTCTCCCGAAGTTACGGCACCATTTTGCCTAGTTCCTTCACCCGAGTTCTCTCAAGCGCCTTGGTATTCTCTACCTGACCACCTGTGTCGGTTTGGGGTACGATTCTGTGTTACCTGATGCTTAGAGGCTTTTCCTGGAAGCTTGGCATCAACTACTTCTGCACCGTAGTGCATCGTCATCACGCCTCAGGGTTGAATAAGCAACCGGATTTACCAGGTCACTCCCCCTACACGCTTAAACCGGGACAACCGTCGCCCGGCTAGCCTAGCCTTCTCCGTCCCCCCTTCGCAGTAACACCGAGTACAGGAATATTAACCTGTTTCCCATCGACTACGCCTTTCGGCCTCGCCTTAGGGGTCGACTCACCCTGCCCCGATTAACGTTGGACAGGAACCCTTGGTCTTCCGGCGAGCGGGTTTTTCACCCGCTTTATCGTTACTTATGTCAGCATTCGCACTTCTGATACCTCCAGCAACCCTCACAGGTCACCTTCAACGGCTTACAGAACGCTCCCCTACCCAACAACGCCTAAGCGTCGCTGCCGCAGCTTCGGTGCATGGTTTAGCCCCGTTACATCTTCCGCGCAGGCCGACTCGACCAGTGAGCTATTACGCTTTCTTTAAATGATGGCTGCTTCTAAGCCAACATCCTGGCTGTCTATGCCTTCCCACATCGTTTCCCACTTAACCATGACTTTGGGACCTTAGCTGGCGGTCTGGGTTGTTTCCCTCTTCACGACGGACGTTAGCACCCGCCGTGTGTCTCCCGTGATAACATTCTTCGGTATTCGGAGTTTGCATCGGTTTGGTAAGCCGGGATGGCCCCCTAGCCGAAACAGTGCTCTACCCCCGAAGATGAGTTCACGAGGCGCTACCTAAATAGCTTTCGGGGAGAACCAGCTATCTCCCGGTTTGATTGGCCTTTCACCCCCAGCCACAAGTCATCCGCTAATTTTTCAACATTAGTCGGTTCGGTCCTCCAGTTAGTGTTACCCAACCTTCAACCTGCCCATGGCTAGATCACCGGGTTTCGGGTCTATACCTTGCAACTATTCGCCCAGTTAAGACTCGGTTTCCCTACGGCTCCCCTATACGGTTAACCTTGCTACAAAATATAAGTCGCTGACCCATTATACAAAAGGTACGCAGTCACCCAACAAAGTAGGCTCCCACTGCTTGTACGTACACGGTTTCAGGTTCTATTTCACTCCCCTCGCCGGGGTTCTTTTCGCCTTTCCCTCACGGTACTGGTTCACTATCGGTCAGTCAGGAGTATTTAGCCTTGGAGGATGGTCCCCCCATATTCAGACAGGATGTCACGTGTCCCGCCCTACTCATCGAACTCACAATTAATGCATTTTAGTGTACGGGACTATCACCCTTTACTGTGCGACTTTCCAGACGCTTCCACTAACACAAGAACTGATTCAGGTTCTGGGCTCCTCCCCGTTCGCTCGCCGCTACTGGGGGAATCTCGGTTGATTTCTTTTCCTCGGGGTACTTAGATGTTTCAGTTCCCCCGGTTCGCCTCATACGACTATGTATTCATCGTATGATAGTGCAACGAATTGCACTGGGTTTCCCCATTCGGGTATCGCCGGTTATAACGGTTCATATCACCTTACCGACGCTTATCGCAGATTAGCACGCCCTTCATCGCCTCTGACTGCCTAGGCATCCACCGTGTACGCTTAGTCACTTAACCTCACAACCCGAAGGTGTTTCTGTAAACAGAGAACACTGTCGTGCTGTTTATTTGAGAGACTCTATGACAGGTTAATCCTTACCCCAATAGTTCTACGGAGGGATAAGTTTCAGCTGTCATGTTTCAATTTTCAGCTTGTTCCAGATTGTTAAAGAGCAAAATACTTCGCAGCATACTGTTACCAGTACACTCTGAAGTATTGATACAGGACTATATGGTGGAGCTAAGCGGGATCGAACCGCTGACCTCCTGCGTGCAAGGCAGGCGCTCTCCCAGCTGAGCTATAGCCCCATACAGTCACTTGCAGATACCTTTATTACCTCATTCGATTCCAAACAAGACGCGGCGCCACGCGGCTTTACAGCCATGCGGTGAAGCAACGCAGTATGGGAAAGAATTGGTAGGCCTGAGTGGACTTGAACCACCGACCTCACCCTTATCAGGGGTGCGCTCTAACCACCTGAGCTACAAGCCTATTAAAGGTATTTCTGCTCGTTACTTTTTCATCAGACAATCTGTGTGAGCACTTCACGCGAATCAATATCATTAGGTAAGGAGGTGATCCAACCGCAGGTTCCCCTACGGTTACCTTGTTACGACTTCACCCCAGTCATGAATCACAAAGTGGTAAGCGCCCTCCCGAAGGTTAAGCTACCTACTTCTTTTGCAACCCACTCCCATGGTGTGACGGGCGGTGTGTACAAGGCCCGGGAACGTATTCACCGTAGCATTCTGATCTACGATTACTAGCGATTCCGACTTCACGGAGTCGAGTTGCAGACTCCGATCCGGACTACGACGTACTTTATGAGGTCCGCTTGCTCTCGCGAGTTCGCTTCTCTTTGTATACGCCATTGTAGCACGTGTGTAGCCCTACTCGTAAGGGCCATGATGACTTGACGTCATCCCCACCTTCCTCCGGTTTATCACCGGCAGTCTCCTTTGAGTTCCCGCCATGACGCGCTGGCAACAAAGGATAAGGGTTGCGCTCGTTGCGGGACTTAACCCAACATTTCACAACACGAGCTGACGACAGCCATGCAGCACCTGTCTCAGAGTTCCCGAAGGCACTAAGCTATCTCTAGCGAATTCTCTGGATGTCAAGAGTAGGTAAGGTTCTTCGCGTTGCATCGAATTAAACCACATGCTCCACCGCTTGTGCGGGCCCCCGTCAATTCATTTGAGTTTTAACCTTGCGGCCGTACTCCCCAGGCGGTCGACTTAACGCGTTAGCTCCGGAAGCCACGCCTCAAGGGCACAACCTCCAAGTCGACATCGTTTACAGCGTGGACTACCAGGGTATCTAATCCTGTTTGCTCCCCACGCTTTCGCACCTGAGCGTCAGTCTTTGTCCAGGGGGCCGCCTTCGCCACCGGTATTCCTCCAGATCTCTACGCATTTCACCGCTACACCTGGAATTCTACCCCCCTCTACAAGACTCTAGCTTGCCAGTTTCAAATGCAGTTCCCACGTTAAGCGCGGGGATTTCACATCTGACTTAACAAACCGCCTGCGTGCGCTTTACGCCCAGTAATTCCGATTAACGCTTGCACCCTCCGTATTACCGCGGCTGCTGGCACGGAGTTAGCCGGTGCTTCTTCTGCGAGTAACGTCAATGCACAGTGCTATTAACACTGAACCCTTCCTCCTCGCTGAAAGTGCTTTACAACCCGAAGGCCTTCTTCACACACGCGGCATGGCTGCATCAGGCTTGCGCCCATTGTGCAATATTCCCCACTGCTGCCTCCCGTAGGAGTCTGGACCGTGTCTCAGTTCCAGTGTGGCTGGTCATCCTCTCAGACCAGCTAGGGATCGTCGCCTAGGTGAGCCATTACCCCACCTACTAGCTAATCCCATCTGGGCACATCTGATGGCATGAGGCCCGAAGGTCCCCCACTTTGGTCCGAAGACGTTATGCGGTATTAGCTACCGTTTCCAGTAGTTATCCCCCTCCATCAGGCAGTTTCCCAGACATTACTCACCCGTCCGCCGCTCGTCACCCGGAGAGCAAGCTCTCCTGTGCTACCGCTCGACTTGCATGTGTTAGGCCTGCCGCCAGCGTTCAATCTGAGCCATGATCAAACTCTTCAATTAAAAGCTTGATTTGCTTCAACTCGTGAAGCGATGCTCGAAAATTAACTTTCGTAATAATCAGACCGTTGACGAATCAACCGACTGACTTATTGCTTGGTCACTCTTCAAGACTTGATATTTTTTCGAACCCGAAGGTTCTGGATATCGTCTTGTGGAGTGCCCACACAGATTGTCTGATAAATTGTTAAAGAGCAGTGAGTTAGGTTGCTAACTCGAGGTGGCGTATATTACGCTTTTCACCTGAAGAGTCAAGCTTTTTTCTTATTAAGAAACGGTGTTTTCACCGGCTTGAATCTTTCTGGCTGGGCGACTGGTTCTCGTTAGAGGAGTCGTTGTTCCCGGTCAGTGGAGGCGCATTATAGGGAGTTCTCAGAAGGCCGCAACCCCTAATTTCAATATTTTTTCCGACAGTTTAACATTTAACCAAAACAGCCTTAAAGAGGCAGTTTTTTCAACGATTTAAAGCCATATCCCTGCAGAACGGGCAATAAAGCGTCAGTATCTTCATTTAACGCCATGCAATACGCCAGATTCTCTTCCTGCGTCGACACCAGATTTTCCTGCGTCGAAATCAGCCATGCGGTACGACGGGCAATCGCCGCGCCGGAATCGATCAGTCGGGTTCCCTCAGGCAACACCTGCATCAGCTCTTCTGCTAATAAAGGGAAATGGGTGCAACCGAGTACCACGGTATCCGGTGGCTCGCGCATGCTCAGCCATGGATGGAGAATTTTCTTCAGCGCCGGCAGCGGTACGGCTTCGCCATGCAGCTTGGCTTCAGCCAGTTCCACCAGCTCAGAGGAGCCAAGCAGCTCGATCTTGCAATCGGTAGCGAAACGGGCGATCAGCTCATGGGTATAAGTACGCTGTACGGTACCGCGGGTAGCCAGCAGGCCCACCACACCATTGGCGGTCAGGCGGGCTGCGGGCTTGATGGCAGGCACCACGCCGACAACCGGGAAGGTAAAGCGTTCGCGCAGGGCCGGCAGGGAGACCGTACTGGCCGTGTTACAAGCGATGATGACTATCGCCAGAGGATGCCGGTGCTGCACCGCGCTGACAATCTCCAGCACGCGCTCAACAATAAACTCTTCGGATTTCTCGCCGTAGGGAAACGCCACATTATCGAAGGCGTATATATAGTGGAGGTCCGGCAGCAATTGCCGAACCTCTTGGTACACCGATAACCCGCCGACGCCGGAATCAAATACCAGCACCGTCGGACGGGCCGTAGCAGGGGTGTTAGAAGGTATAGCTTCCAGTGAGGTAGTATTCTCTTCCTGGAGTAGCGTAGCCATAAGCCGTCTCATAATCTTTATCAAACAGGTTGGCGATTCTACCACGAACTGTCAGATGAGATGTGACCGGATACGAAACTGCGAGATCCCACAGGCTGACACCGCCGAGTTTGACGCTTTGCTCTGGATAGGTGCTGTAGTCTTTATCATAACGCTCACCCAGGTATTGATAGGTGACCGCCCAGTCAAAATCATAGACCTGCCAATCCAGCTCATACTTCACCTGCTGTTTGGCACGACGCAACAGCACTTCGTTGGTTTTGGCATTGCGCGGATCGACATAGTCGTAACCAATGTGATGGGTTAACGGCCCCGTGTCGAATGAAGCCGTTGCTTCAATACCTTTAATAGTGGCTTTGCCAACATTGTAATAAACGTAGTTGGTCTCGCCGGTGGAATCAATCAGGTTATCAATGTCGTTGCGGTATCCGGACACGCGCCAGGTTACCGGCCCGGTCAAACCTTCAAAGCCCCCTTCCCACTGCTTGCTTTCTTCCGGCTTCAGATCGGTATTATTGCCGAAGTTGCCATACAGTTGACCCATATTAGGGGCTTTGAATGCCGTGCCGTAGGAAGCGATGAAACGGTACCCTTCAATGAACTCCCAGCCCGCGCTGGTTTGCCAGGTGCCATGCCAACCGAATTCTGAGTGATCGTCGCCGCGAACCGCCCCTTCCAGGGTGACCGGCCCGACCAACTGCTGCGCAGTAAGATAAACACCGGCGTTGCGCTGCGTTTTCTCACCGTTAACCGTGGTGGAGTCTGGCTTGATTTGCTGATGTTGCCAGTCAATCCCTGAGCTGACCGTACCCTGACCCACCTGAAGGGTATTTCCCCATTGCAGGTTGTACTGCTCGGAGTCAACCAGGCTGGCTGAGCTGTCATGCATGCCGCGACGAGGATCGTAATCATAATCCTTGCTGTGGCTGTAGCTGCCAATCAACTGCGTTGCGTAGATACCTTCCTTATAACGCAGGCCGGTATCCCAGGTCTGGCTATACAGCTTACGGGTATCAACCAGCGCGCTGGTTGGCGAAGAGTAATAAGCGTCGTAAGCCGTGCGGTTGTCATAACCGTAACCACGAACAAAACCGCTGATAGCCTCGTTGAACTGATGATCAACAGCGCCGTACAACGACTTGCTCATAAAGCCGTCGCGATCCTGCTGGCTTTGCATGCCGGTACTGCCGTAGGCCACCACATCATAGCCTTTGGTATAGGTGTAGTTACCGGCGACCGTGGCAACCGTGCTGTCGCCCAGCTGTTGCTGAGTAGACGCGTCATAGGCCTGGTAGCCGTTAGACCCCACACCGGCGGAAAGCGTAGTGCCGTTCTTTTCGCGGGTGGTAATAATGTTAACCACGCCGCCAATGGCATCGGAGCCATAAACGGCCGAACGTGGGCCACGAATATATTCAACTTTCTGCACCAGCGAGATCGGGATCTGGCTGAGATCGGAAGAGCCGCTGATACCGGCCTGATTAAGACGAATACCGTCAATCAGTACCAGCACGTGGCTGGAATTGGTGCCGCGAATGAACAGCGAGCTTTTTTGCCCCAGACCACCGTTTTGCCCCACGTCTACGCCCGGCAGGCGGCGCATCACGTCGGTCAGGCTTTTTGCCTGCCAGCGGTCGATTTCATCACGGGTGACGACGGACGTGGGTGCCAGCACGGAAGAAACCGGCTGTGGGAAGCGGTTGGCGGAAACCACCAGATTATCGCTGTTATTGGCTGTGGTGTTGTCTTGCGCCCATCCAGAAAAAGCCGTGACGGAGGAAACCACCGCCAGCAGCGTATTTTTTGTAATTGTCATGAAAAAGCATCCAAACTTAATTGGCGGATGCCGCAGGATCATGGCCGGTATTTCGCGACGGCCACGGACATTGCGACGTAACACCGGCAGGTCTTCGGGCTTGGGAGTTGCGGGCGACCTCTTGGCTACCCGCACCGGGCGATGACTTCCCGTCCTGCAATGGACAGTGTCTGCGTAAAACGCTATCGCCGTGACTTCCCCTTACCGCTGCGCGTCAGCTCCGGATTCACACCGGATTCCCTTTTCACTCGCTGCTTGAGGCCGGACGACAATGCTACGATCAATGTAAATAGATGTCTAGACTGCTATCAATGTTACAAATAATAAACAAGACAAAACTGGACTTCACGGACTGATTCCCTACAATCCCCGCTGATCAAATTTGCCTGACGAGAAGAAACATGACGCCCGAGAATTTGCCTATTGAACGTTACGATGACCAACTGGCGGAAAAAACTGCCCGGCTGAAGACGCTGATGTCACCGTTCACGGCACCCGAGCCGGAAGTGTTCCGCTCGCAAGTCGAACACTACCGCATGCGCGCCGAATTCCGCATCTGGCATGATGAAGACGAGATGTACCACATCATGTTTGACCAGCAGACCAAGCAACGCATCCGCGTCGAGCAGTTTCCTGCCGCCAGCGAATTGATTAACCGCCTGATGAGCGCACTGATCGCCGCCATCAAGCCGGATCCTATTTTGCGCCGCAAGCTGTTCCAGATTGATTACCTGTCTACGCGCAGCGGCAAAATCATCGCCTCGCTGCTGTATCACCGTAAGCTGGACGACGAATGGCAGCGGCAGGCAGAAAAGCTGCGGGATGATCTCCGTGCCCAGGGCTTTGACCTGCAGTTGATTGGTCGCGCGTCGAAGATGAAAATCATGCTGGATCAGGATTATGTAGACGAAGTCCTGCCGGTCGCCGGCCGCGACATGATTTACCGTCAGGTGGAAAACAGCTTTACCCAGCCGAATGCGGCGATGAACATACAGATGCTGGAATGGGCGCTGGACGTGACCGCCGGCTCTAAAGGCGATCTGCTGGAGCTGTATTGCGGCAACGGCAACTTCTCCCTGGCGCTGGCGCGTAACTTCGAGCGGGTGCTGGCCACAGAAATAGCCAAGCCTTCCGTTGCTGCGGCGCAATACAACATTGCCGCCAATCATATCGACAACGTACAGATTATCCGTATGGCGGCGGAAGACTTTACCCAGGCGATGAACGGAGTACGCGAGTTTAATCGTTTGAAGGGTATCGATCTGAGCAGCTATAACTGCGAAACCATTTTCGTCGATCCGCCGCGCAGCGGGCTGGATGATGAAACGGTAAAAATGGTGCAGGCCTATCCGCGTATTTTGTATATCTCATGCAACCCGGAAACGCTGTGCGCCAATCTGGAGACGTTGCAGGAAACGCATCAAATCAGCCGTCTGGCATTGTTCGATCAGTTCCCGTACACCCATCATATGGAATGCGGCGTACTGTTGGAAAAACGCGTTTAATCCCACAGGGGCGCCACGCTTGCTGCGCCCCTGCTTTTGCCCTTTACGCCGGGGTATTCTCATCCAGCGCCTTGCGCGCTTTCAGCTTCATACCAATCCAGAACACCAGCGCCACGGAAATAATCGCCGGCAGGAAGTTAGAGCCGATCTGCGGGTATTCGGCACGCACTATCGCACTGTACAGCAGTACCCCCAGCAGGAAGGTCGCCGCCGCCAGCTTAGGTATGCCATCCGGCATCGCACGGTGCAGATAACGTTGATGCAGGCAATACACCGCCAACACCAGGGCAATAATCGGGAAAATCGAAAACGGCACCACCGAGCTGAACAGCGCGGCGAACGAACCGTTGATTGAAAGGCCGGCAATCAACGCCAGCAGTAAGGTGCCATTCTCACGGCCTGGTTTTTCCATCGTTTTCTACCTTTATACGTGGGATACAGAAGTTTTTTCTTGTTCGCGGCGATACCAATAATAAGCGCCTTTGGAAATCATCCGCAGTTGCAACACTAACCGCTCTTCGAGCCGA contains:
- the ytfQ gene encoding galactofuranose ABC transporter, galactofuranose-binding protein YtfQ translates to MVRRLLLAAAITGALVGTGQAAPLVVGFSQIGSESGWRSAETKVSKQEAEKRDITLKIADAQQKQENQIKAVRSFIAQGVDAIFIAPVVATGWTPVLQEAKEAKIPVFLLDRMIEVNDPSLYTAAVASDSVHEGKVAGEWLVKEVAGKPCNVVELQGTVGASVALNRKKGFADGIASAANVKIIRSQSGDFTRSKGKEVMESFIKAEQNGKNICAVYAHNDDMAIGAIQAIKEAGLKPGSQIKIVSIDGVPDIFKAMMDGEANATVELTPNMAGPAFDALLAMKKDGTPPPKFIQTESKLLQPDTAKQEFELKKSMGY
- the murI gene encoding glutamate racemase; translation: MATLLQEENTTSLEAIPSNTPATARPTVLVFDSGVGGLSVYQEVRQLLPDLHYIYAFDNVAFPYGEKSEEFIVERVLEIVSAVQHRHPLAIVIIACNTASTVSLPALRERFTFPVVGVVPAIKPAARLTANGVVGLLATRGTVQRTYTHELIARFATDCKIELLGSSELVELAEAKLHGEAVPLPALKKILHPWLSMREPPDTVVLGCTHFPLLAEELMQVLPEGTRLIDSGAAIARRTAWLISTQENLVSTQEENLAYCMALNEDTDALLPVLQGYGFKSLKKLPL
- the btuB gene encoding TonB-dependent vitamin B12 receptor BtuB, giving the protein MTITKNTLLAVVSSVTAFSGWAQDNTTANNSDNLVVSANRFPQPVSSVLAPTSVVTRDEIDRWQAKSLTDVMRRLPGVDVGQNGGLGQKSSLFIRGTNSSHVLVLIDGIRLNQAGISGSSDLSQIPISLVQKVEYIRGPRSAVYGSDAIGGVVNIITTREKNGTTLSAGVGSNGYQAYDASTQQQLGDSTVATVAGNYTYTKGYDVVAYGSTGMQSQQDRDGFMSKSLYGAVDHQFNEAISGFVRGYGYDNRTAYDAYYSSPTSALVDTRKLYSQTWDTGLRYKEGIYATQLIGSYSHSKDYDYDPRRGMHDSSASLVDSEQYNLQWGNTLQVGQGTVSSGIDWQHQQIKPDSTTVNGEKTQRNAGVYLTAQQLVGPVTLEGAVRGDDHSEFGWHGTWQTSAGWEFIEGYRFIASYGTAFKAPNMGQLYGNFGNNTDLKPEESKQWEGGFEGLTGPVTWRVSGYRNDIDNLIDSTGETNYVYYNVGKATIKGIEATASFDTGPLTHHIGYDYVDPRNAKTNEVLLRRAKQQVKYELDWQVYDFDWAVTYQYLGERYDKDYSTYPEQSVKLGGVSLWDLAVSYPVTSHLTVRGRIANLFDKDYETAYGYATPGREYYLTGSYTF
- the trmA gene encoding tRNA (uridine(54)-C5)-methyltransferase TrmA; amino-acid sequence: MTPENLPIERYDDQLAEKTARLKTLMSPFTAPEPEVFRSQVEHYRMRAEFRIWHDEDEMYHIMFDQQTKQRIRVEQFPAASELINRLMSALIAAIKPDPILRRKLFQIDYLSTRSGKIIASLLYHRKLDDEWQRQAEKLRDDLRAQGFDLQLIGRASKMKIMLDQDYVDEVLPVAGRDMIYRQVENSFTQPNAAMNIQMLEWALDVTAGSKGDLLELYCGNGNFSLALARNFERVLATEIAKPSVAAAQYNIAANHIDNVQIIRMAAEDFTQAMNGVREFNRLKGIDLSSYNCETIFVDPPRSGLDDETVKMVQAYPRILYISCNPETLCANLETLQETHQISRLALFDQFPYTHHMECGVLLEKRV
- a CDS encoding YijD family membrane protein → MEKPGRENGTLLLALIAGLSINGSFAALFSSVVPFSIFPIIALVLAVYCLHQRYLHRAMPDGIPKLAAATFLLGVLLYSAIVRAEYPQIGSNFLPAIISVALVFWIGMKLKARKALDENTPA